From the Chiloscyllium plagiosum isolate BGI_BamShark_2017 chromosome 16, ASM401019v2, whole genome shotgun sequence genome, one window contains:
- the irf7 gene encoding interferon regulatory factor 7 isoform X2 codes for MAGGLLLENKNGDLFAKRLGKCQVFWTRSGATMNEESQKLNRNEEIKLFSLKDFYTECVEFMEQQRGMPQSSIFLCFGQQFRIGNEKKKLILVKIVPKICICLIEYTHQEGASSLTSDNVSLQMSNNSSTSSMENLMALIHELESLMELE; via the exons ATGGCAGGAGGACTTCTTCTGGAGAATAAAAATGGAGATCTTTTCGCCAAGAGACTGGGCAAGTGTCAAGTCTTTTGGACCCGTTCAGGGGCAACCATGAATGAGGAGTCACAAAAGCTGAACCGAAATGAGGAGATTAAATTATTCAGCCTGAAAGATTTTTACACGG aATGTGTGGAGTTCATGGAGCAGCAACGCGGAATGCCACAAAGCTCCATCTTCCTATGCTTTGGACAACAATTCCGGATAGGAAATGAGAAGAAGAAACTCATCCTGGTCAAG ATTGTTCCTAAAATCTGCATCTGTCTGATTGAATACACCCATCAAGAAGGAGCATCCTCACTGACCAGTGATAATGTCAGCCTGCAGATGTCTAACAATTCCAGCACATCGTCCATGGAGAACTTGATGGCTTTAATCCATGAATTGGAAAGCCTGATGGAGCTAGAGTAG
- the irf7 gene encoding interferon regulatory factor 7 isoform X1 codes for MAGGLLLENKNGDLFAKRLGKCQVFWTRSGATMNEESQKLNRNEEIKLFSLKDFYTECVEFMEQQRGMPQSSIFLCFGQQFRIGNEKKKLILVKVRGSSPIQQIVPKICICLIEYTHQEGASSLTSDNVSLQMSNNSSTSSMENLMALIHELESLMELE; via the exons ATGGCAGGAGGACTTCTTCTGGAGAATAAAAATGGAGATCTTTTCGCCAAGAGACTGGGCAAGTGTCAAGTCTTTTGGACCCGTTCAGGGGCAACCATGAATGAGGAGTCACAAAAGCTGAACCGAAATGAGGAGATTAAATTATTCAGCCTGAAAGATTTTTACACGG aATGTGTGGAGTTCATGGAGCAGCAACGCGGAATGCCACAAAGCTCCATCTTCCTATGCTTTGGACAACAATTCCGGATAGGAAATGAGAAGAAGAAACTCATCCTGGTCAAGGTCAGAGGATCTTCACCAATCCAACAG ATTGTTCCTAAAATCTGCATCTGTCTGATTGAATACACCCATCAAGAAGGAGCATCCTCACTGACCAGTGATAATGTCAGCCTGCAGATGTCTAACAATTCCAGCACATCGTCCATGGAGAACTTGATGGCTTTAATCCATGAATTGGAAAGCCTGATGGAGCTAGAGTAG